One segment of Brassica napus cultivar Da-Ae chromosome C3, Da-Ae, whole genome shotgun sequence DNA contains the following:
- the LOC125584078 gene encoding aspartic proteinase oryzasin-1-like yields MKNISWSINTVLALELQHSIIKFKKKNRRKRETMSISLRFIVAGLILFLVSRYATCQAIMRIPLKTKTLWNKDDVSLTNDNDNTYFGQITVGTPGQPFNVLFDTGSFDLWVPSLKWPKPGSKRYRSSASKTYKPNGTKKEIRYGSGSLKGFMSNDAVEIGGLRIKQQAFIEATEAPGRRIYERPWDGIFGLSGLSKSTITGARPIWRTMMDEGVVTKKVFSIWLRRYSDSGENGGEIVFGGIDQEHFTGAHTYVDAEGPHNTFKINSFLVGKIDTKVCSKGCKVLVDSGSTYIRGPPNLIVKINKQIGIAADCSNYDKLSEVISFTIAAKTFTLTPRDYIERKNGKCKSVFADAKSDLWQLGTPFIRAFHTVWDYQTPGIVKVGFAKSK; encoded by the exons atgaaaaatatttcatgGTCTATAAATACCGTCTTGGCTCTTGAGTTGCAGCATAGTataatcaaattcaaaaaaaaaaacagaagaaagagagaaaccATGAGTATTAGCTTAAGGTTTATAGTTGCTGGTCTTATTCTTTTCCTTGTCTCCCGATACGCTACat GTCAAGCCATAATGAGAATCCCACTCAAAACGAAAACCTTGTGGAACAAGGACGATGTGTCTTTGACAAATGATAATGACAATACTTACTTCGGGCAAATTACGGTAGGAACTCCGGGTCAGCCTTTCAACGTGTTGTTTGACACCGGGAGTTTCGACCTGTGGGTTCCTTCTTTAAAATGGCCTAAACCGGGAAGCAAAAGGTATAGATCAAGCGCATCAAAAACTTATAAACCCAATG GGACGAAAAAAGAAATCAGATACGGATCAGGTTCTCTGAAGGGGTTCATGAGCAACGATGCGGTCGAGATAGGCGGGTTACGCATCAAACAGCAAGCGTTCATCGAGGCAACTGAAGCTCCAGGTAGACGGATTTACGAAAGGCCGTGGGATGGCATATTTGGACTTTCCGGCCTATCGAAATCGACCATCACAGGAGCTCGTCCCATCTGGAGAACGATGATGGATGAAGGGGTAGTTACAAAGAAAGTGTTCTCGATATGGCTTCGACGGTACAGTGATTCTGGTGAAAACGGTGGAGAAATAGTCTTTGGAGGTATAGACCAAGAGCACTTCACCGGAGCTCATACCTACGTTGATGCGGAAGGGCCGCATAACACCTTCAAGATTAACTCCTTTCTTGTGGGCAAAATTGACACGAAAGTTTGCTCCAAGGGATGCAAAGTTCTTGTGGACTCGGGGAGTACATACATTCGTGGTCCACCG AATTTGATCGTCAAGATTAATAAGCAAATCGGAATAGCAGCAGACTGCTCTAATTATGACAAGCTGTCTGAAGTTATAAGCTTCACAATTGCAGCAAAGACTTTTACCCTCACACCACGTGAT TACATTGAGAGAAAGAATGGGAAATGCAAGAGTGTATTCGCGGATGCTAAGAGTGATTTATG GCAACTTGGCACGCCATTCATTCGAGCATTTCATACTGTTTGGGACTACCAGACTCCAGGAATTGTTAAAGTCGGATTCGCCAAGTCCAAATAA
- the LOC125584080 gene encoding probable F-box protein At4g22060, giving the protein MELSNVMTQKKGEIGRSFLVSKMSQVVSCGEMEPSRWSKLPSDLMQLVLEHLGFADFQRAKSVCSSWHYASKQTSPNNQNPWLILFPEEGKDCCLLFDSEEKDDKLYRIQNLGVNFANSNCLATYGSWLLMQDDHQYNILYILNIFTCEKIDLPSMKSQLRIVETEDDMFLVRLQDNRDVLFWFDEKTKDYVIIWIIQARFLVYSRKGDKYWKRIELFNFNFDMVYTDHRLYLYTSSRDVKVLDFSQDIPRQVFETQVNYDYSKKPEDVFYYDAPLHVCRKIKTENLVVRVTGEVLRVKSIVLCNSDVWYFRIYKMNSSNSEWEKLDSLEEEEAIFLDLGITVTLANTIEGVNGNSIYFSGNHNNYCDSDLGHFWSKKDILIFNFGTQEIERPHPSIFSSIQLSNARWFVPNFKQM; this is encoded by the coding sequence ATGGAGCTCTCAAATGTAATGACCCAAAAAAAAGGAGAGATAGGTAGATCTTTCCTAGTTTCTAAAATGTCCCAAGTAGTGAGTTGTGGTGAGATGGAACCAAGCAGGTGGTCCAAACTTCCTTCAGATCTCATGCAGTTGGTTTTAGAACATCTTGGTTTTGCAGATTTTCAAAGGGCTAAATCTGTTTGTTCATCTTGGCACTATGCATCCAAACAAACTTcaccaaacaatcaaaaccctTGGTTGATTCTATTTCCAGAAGAAGGTAAAGATTGCTGCCTCTTGTTTGATTCCGAGGAAAAGGATGACAAGTTATATAGAATTCAAAATCTAGGGGTCAACTTTGCAAATAGTAATTGTTTGGCTACTTATGGAAGTTGGCTCTTGATGCAAGACGATCATCAATAcaatatattatacattttgaATATATTCACCTGTGAGAAGATCGATCTGCCTTCCATGAAGTCTCAACTTAGAATTGTAGAGACTGAAGATGATATGTTTCTTGTAAGATTACAAGACAACAGAGATGTTCTATTCTGGTTTGACGAGAAAACCAAAGATTATGTGATTATATGGATAATCCAAGCCCGTTTTTTGGTTTATTCCAGAAAAGGTGATAAATATTGGAAACGAATTGAGCTTTTCAACTTTAATTTTGACATGGTATACACAGATCATAGACTCTACTTGTATACTAGCTCTCGTGATGTCAAAGTCTTGGATTTTTCACAAGATATCCCGCGACAAGTATTCGAGACGCAAGTTAACTATGATTATTCGAAAAAACCAGAGGATGTTTTCTACTATGATGCTCCTCTTCATGTATGTAGGAAGATCAAGACTGAAAATCTTGTAGTCAGAGTGACTGGTGAAGTTCTGAGGGTTAAGAGCATAGTTTTGTGCAATTCTGACGTTTGGTACTTCCGCATCTACAAGATGAATTCATCAAATAGCGAGTGGGAGAAACTTGATTCtttggaagaggaagaagcaaTATTTTTGGATCTTGGTATCACCGTTACGCTTGCCAACACCATCGAAGGAGTCAATGGAAACTCAATATATTTCAGCGGCAATCATAATAACTATTGTGATTCTGATTTGGGTcatttttggagtaaaaaaGATATACTTATCTTCAATTTTGGCACACAAGAAATTGAAAGACCACATCCAAGTATCTTTTCGTCCATTCAATTATCTAATGCTCGATGGTTTGTCCCAAATTTCAAACAAATGTGA
- the BNAC03G05550D gene encoding uncharacterized protein BNAC03G05550D: MSSSIQIVVETQVEALSLKDQDEKKIEIVSNELSFGNHGGCCAICLDTIPLQETAMVKGCEHAYCVTCILRWASYKEKPTCPQCKHPFDFLNVHRTLDGSVEDFMFEESVCLLLRASWFLPLEAVERVSYNGNDNYDFDIPPEYIPPEYEEEDEDDDLDEFYLHGSNLRLGNRRWGDNGFVRSGRQEARPAQAQAQHKHHRGGQASGSESGSSSSSREAKEEKTNNSAATGRRAKRAMKREAANKAAEVVAAAKHEALLVRLGRK, encoded by the exons ATGAGTTCCTCGATCCAGATCGTTGTTGAGACGCAAGTGGAAGCTTTGTCTCTTAAAGATCAG GATGAAAAGAAGATTGAAATAGTGAGCAACGAGCTGAGTTTCGGGAACCATGGCGGATGCTGTGCAATATGTTTGGATACAATACCTCTCCAAGAAACTGCTATGGTCAAAGGCTGTGAACATGCTTACTG TGTGACATGCATACTCCGTTGGGCAAGTTACAAAGAGAAACCAACCTGCCCACAATGTAAGCACCCATTTGATTTTCTCAATGTCCACCGCACTCTTGATGGAag CGTTGAAGATTTCATGTTCGAGGAGAGCGTCTGCCTCCTCCTAAGAGCATCTTGGTTTCTTCCACTGGAAGCAGTGGAGCGGGTTTCATACAACGGCAATGACAACTACGACTTCGACATTCCACCTGAGTATATTCCACCAGAGTATGAAGAGGAAGACGAAGATGACGACCTCGACGAGTTTTATCTGCACGGTTCGAATCTTCGTTTAGGGAACAGGAGGTGGGGCGACAATGGATTCGTCAGGTCAGGCCGCCAAGAAGCAAGGCCGGCCCAGGCCCAGGCCCAACATAAGCACCACCGAGGTGGCCAAGCCTCTGGCTCTGAGTCcggctcctcttcttcctcgcgTGAGGCAAAGGAGGAGAAGACTAACAACAGTGCTGCAACTGGCAGGCGCGCCAAGAGGGCTATGAAGCGTGAAGCTGCAAACAAAGCTGCAGAAGTAGTTGCAGCTGCGAAGCACGAGGCTCTTTTGGTTAGGTTGGGAAGGAAGTGA
- the LOC106454602 gene encoding exocyst complex component SEC10a — translation MTEGTRGARGPRSSSSAPVILDIEDFKGDFSFDALFGNLVNDLLPSFLEEEADSGDGHGNIDGLANGHLRGGQSDASRFSQMSSAPFFPEVDGLLSLFKDSCKELIDLRKQVDGRLNTLKKEVSTQDAKHRKTLTEIEKGVDGLFESFARLDGRISSVGQTAAKIGDHLQSADAQRETASQTIELIKYLMEFNGSPGDLMELSALFSDDSRVAEAASIAQKLRSFAEEDIGRQGAAGNATPGRGLEVAVANLQDYCNELENRLLSRFDAASQRRDLSTMSECAKILSQFNRGTSAMQHYVATRPMFIDVEVMNSDIRLVLGDDGSQPSPSNVARGLSSLYKQITDTVRKEAATITAVFPAPNEVMAILVQRVLEQRVTGILDKILVKPSLSSPPPVQEGGLLLYLRMFAVAYEKTQELAKDLRAVGCGDLDVEDLTESLFSSHKDEYPEHERASLKQLYQAKMEELRAESQQGSESSGTIGRSKGASISSSQQQIAVTVVTEFVRWSEEAISRCTLLSSQPATLAANAKAIFTCLLDQVSVYITEGLERARDGLSEAAGLRERFVLGTLSRRVAAAAASAAEAAAAAGESSFKAFMVAVQRCGSSVAIVQQYFANSISRLLLPVDGAHAASCEEMSTALSKAEVAAYKGLQQCIETVISEVERLLSAEQMATDYKSPDDGFSPDHRPTNACIRVVAYLSRVLESAFTALEGLNKQAFLTELGNRLDKLLLTHWQKFTFNPSGGLRLKRDINEYGDFVKRFSVPSVEEKFELLGIMANVFIVAPESLATLFEGSPSIRKDAQRFIQLREDYKSAKLATRLSSLWPSLS, via the exons ATGACAGAAGGTACGAGAGGAGCAAGAGGTCCCAGATCATCATCCTCTGCTCCTGTAATACTCGACATTGAAGATTTCAAG GGTGACTTTTCATTTGATGCGTTATTTGGGAACCTGGTGAACGATCTTTTGCCTTCTTTCCTGGAAGAAGAAGCAGATTCAGGTGATGGTCACGGCAACATTGATGGTTTGGCAAACGGGCATTTACGCGGGGGGCAGTCTGATGCGTCCAGGTTCTCTCAGATGTCTTCTGCTCCTTTTTTCCCTGAAGTAGATGGTCTCTTGTCTCTCTTCAAAGATTCTTGCAAGGAGTTGATTGATCTTCGTAAGCAG GTTGATGGAAGGCTTAATACACTAAAGAAGGAAGTTTCAACCCAAGATGCCAAACACCGGAAGACATTGACTGAG ATAGAGAAAGGTGTGGATGGTTTGTTTGAGAGCTTTGCAAGGCTGGACGGTCGTATTTCTAGTGTTGGACAGACCGCTGCAAAAATAGGAGATCATTTGCAG AGTGCAGATGCTCAGCGGGAAACTGCTAGCCAGACGATAGAGCTTATAAAG TACCTGATGGAGTTCAACGGCAGTCCAGGGGATCTTATGGAGCTTTCCGCTTTGTTTTCTGATGATAGCCGTGTAGCTGAGGCTGCTTCTATCGCTCAGAAACTAC GATCCTTTGCTGAGGAAGACATTGGAAGGCAAGGTGCTGCAGGCAATGCAACCCCTGGCAGAGGACTGGAAGTTGCAGTTGCTAATCTTCAGGATTACTGTAATG AATTGGAAAACAGGCTTTTATCTCGTTTTGATGCTGCATCACAGCGGAGAGATTTATCCACCATGTCAGAGTGTGCTAAGATTTTGTCACAG TTTAacaggggtacaagtgctatgcaACATTATGTGGCAACACGTCCAATGTTTATTGATGTGGAAGTCATGAATTCAGACATTAGGTTGGTGCTTGGTGACGACGGTTCTCAGCCTAGTCCTAGCAATGTAGCCCGTGGACTTTCTTCGTTATACAAACAAATCACAG ACACTGTACGCAAAGAAGCAGCGACCATTACAGCTGTTTTCCCCGCTCCAAATGAAGTTATGGCGATCTTAGTTCAG AGAGTTCTCGAGCAGCGTGTCACAGGAATTCTTGACAAAATTTTGGTGAAGCCCTCTCTTTCGAGTCCACCACCTGTGCAAGAAGGCGGGCTATTACTA TATCTTAGAATGTTTGCGGTTGCATATGAGAAAACCCAAGAACTAGCTAAAGACCTCCGAGCTGTTGGATGCGGTGACCTGGATGTTGAAG ATTTGACAGAGTCCTTGTTTTCATCGCACAAGGATGAATACCCTGAGCATGAACGTGCCTCCTTAAAACAACTGTATCAAGCAAAG ATGGAAGAATTACGTGCTGAGAGTCAGCAAGGCTCGGAATCATCTGGGACAATAGGACGCTCTAAGGGTGCTTCAATATCATCTTCTCAGCAGCAGATAGCAGTCACCGTTGTGACGGAGTTTGTTAGATGGAGTGAAGAAGCAATATCCAGATGCACGCTGTTGTCATCTCAG CCAGCCACACTTGCAGCCAATGCTAAAGCCATATTTACTTGCCTGCTAGATCAG GTGAGTGTATACATAACTGAGGGACTTGAACGGGCAAGGGATGGCCTGTCTGAAGCTGCAGGACTGAGGGAGAGATTTGTTTTGGGCACACTTAGCAGAAGAGTGGCCGCAGCAGCTGCTTCTGCT GCAGAAGCAGCAGCTGCTGCTGGTGAAAGTAGCTTTAAAGCCTTCATGGTTGCTGTGCAACGTTGTGGTAGCAGTGTTGCTATAGTCCAGCAG tATTTTGCGAATTCTATTTCTCGGCTTCTCCTACCAGTGGATGGTGCACATGCTGCTTCATGTGAAGAAATGTCAACTGCTTTGTCTAAAGCAGAGGTTGCTGCTTACAAAGGACTCCAACAGTGCATTGAAACTGTGATATCTGAG gttGAAAGACTGCTTTCAGCTGAGCAGATGGCTACCGATTATAAATCACCTGATGATGGATTTTCTCCTGATCACCGCCCAACAAATGCCTGCATAAG AGTCGTGGCTTATCTCTCCCGGGTACTTGAGTCAGCCTTCACTGCTTTGGAAGGTCTTAATAAGCAAGCCTTCCTGACTGAACTG GGAAACAGGCTAGACAAACTACTACTAACTCACTGGCAGAAGTTCACATTCAATCCCAG TGGAGGACTGCGGCTGAAGCGTGACATAAACGAGTATGGAGATTTTGTAAAGAGATTCAGTGTTCCATCTGTGGAGGAGAAATTTGAGCTTCTGGGAAT AATGGCGAACGTATTCATCGTTGCTCCAGAAAGTCTGGCTACTTTGTTCGAGGGTAGTCCAAGCATTCGCAAAGACGCGCAAAG GTTTATACAACTGCGGGAAGACTATAAGAGTGCAAAGCTGGCAACAAGACTCAGCTCCTTGTGGCCAAGCTTGAGCTGA
- the LOC106454614 gene encoding DDT domain-containing protein PTM, producing the protein MELVGKVVRKEIEGVGLCSGTVRSRDDSSGFFEIVYENGATEISDSAEVAALVGLRGNVDLNRGPVETLGMDLNRGFDVTTGLDLNLNEGLGLVDVSIDYEEDCGGKKRGFIDLNMDASCDLEREGGFDLNLEVNVENTKDGGDIVQETNMQVENGFEEAGECKEVHVSEVSSVQLLEEIGKQNGVSLQDLNTPNSNGAPEHDGKTVDKSLSDREMSNEYTSGRRKRRKGSENPEFTSQPRLRRSARRLSARSTLSSTVSACLADEVSPSPSVSSLTDEKAWIVDEKPENVSVLPPKPQLPPSSHILNLDGLPVLNVFTAYSCLRSFSTLLFLSPFELKDFVEALRSMSPSLLLDSIHVSVLQLLRKRLKQLVNEGDRSASACLRSLDWDTLDVVNYPLFVLEYLLFSWSEDKPGVDLTRFNYLRNEYFRQPMNLKIEILSRLCDDMTDAEVVRSELDKRSFAAESEMETDRKTNSEVRRRKRTMTELADDLSLNDEVIDFSFDRNSDYCCLCKIDGNLLCCDGCPAAYHSKCVGVASDLLPEGDWYCPECAFDRLVPGLKPEKQIRGAEFIDIDPHGRRYYSSCGYLLVIDTDGPGSVNYYHVNDVILVLEQLKSCGSFYLGVINAIKKHWNIPVGLKRTISGVNSQMSVCLDKSAKGMVSSIDGSKASLPAPEKQPTSGDKKRLDETSSNGGPHNHCHRTRRKVLNSATGLDVHSLSSEGSAETVQNGLDVMKEPNLNIHASSHDLARINTRKGIKQNVQSETGYRNQYIFAQMTTAISEELARKSVSRTNDMRSDEEITSTQVKTILMKTTKFQWRNIQDLYLDAWKEKCGWCHSCKSEDAGSETDCLFNMSLGALRSPSETEVANSQSIDKKSHLMAIICQMLSMESRLQGLLVGPWLNPQHSRIWREHILSASSISNLRHLLVELEANLHHRVLSLQWLNHVDSSVEMGSSRHIIASASKTAKRRGTLLESGVNPTAKKNGALAMCWWRGGRISRELFNWKVLPRSLVSKAARQGGSMSIPGILYPENSEPAKRSRRVAWEAAVDSSTTTEQLGFQVRTLHSYINWDDIENSHLLPASDKESKKSARLFKKAIVRRKGVEEETVKYLLDFGKRRNIPDVVLKNGRMIEESSSERKKFWLNESYVPLHLLKGFEEKKAVRKASKPGGSFRPSEIDKARKMSSERKGFSYLFERAERPEASLCEQCKKDVLLSDAACCHICKGLFHKKHIRKADKEGNYICLACRSEVLAKEQPIVRKRGRPPGSFRKKIGVQTQKRKKVIIPARKSVRLKKTKKTSLAERISVRSKNRKKVVANKPLRRSGRRPKHVIRLQDESPVPGGSKKRKLETKRGRGRPKKMKQEISIRSKRTERSFSYWLDGLRLSRKPDDERVSKFSRDGCSKPLKNSDSDQVQRQCRLCGSMDSESGSTFIACELCEKWYHGDACGINEKNSSMVIGFRCHLCREKPSPTCPHERSTTSPVPS; encoded by the exons ATGGAGTTGGTGGGGAAAGTCGTTAGGAAAGAGATCGAAGGGGTTGGGCTTTGCTCCGGGACGGTTCGATCTCGCGACGATTCGTCTGGATTCTTCGAGATCGTTTACGAGAATGGCGCTACGGAGATCTCGGATTCAGCTGAGGTTGCTGCTCTCGTTGGTTTGAGAGGGAATGTTGATTTGAATCGTGGTCCTGTGGAAACCCTAGGTATGGATTTGAATAGGGGGTTTGATGTCACTACGGGATTGGATTTGAATTTGAATGAGGGTTTAGGTTTGGTTGATGTGAGTATCGATTATGAGGAGGATTGTGGTGGTAAAAAGAGGGGCTTTATTGATCTGAACATGGATGCGAGCTGTGATTTGGAGAGGGAGGGAGGATTTGATTTGAACCTTGAGGTTAATGTGGAGAACACCAAGGATGGAGGTGACATAGTTCAAGAAACCAACATGCAGGTTGAAAATGGTTTCGAGGAGGCTGGAGAATGTAAAGAAGTTCATGTTTCTGAAGTGTCCAGCGTTCAGCTTTTGGAGGAGATAGGGAAGCAGAACGGTGTTTCTCTGCAGGATCTCAATACTCCCAATTCTAATGGGGCTCCTGAGCATGATGGTAAGACTGTTGATAAGTCTCTCTCTGATAGGGAAATGTCGAATGAATACACAAGTGGTAggaggaaaagaagaaaaggcTCGGAGAATCCAGAGTTCACGAGTCAGCCTCGGTTGAGAAGAAGCGCTCGTAGACTGTCAGCTCGATCCACTCTCAGCAGCACTGTTTCAGCTTGCTTAGCTGATGAGGTATCCCCTTCTCCGTCAGTTAGTAGTCTGACAGACGAGAAAGCTTGGATCGTTGATGAAAAACCTGAGAATGTGTCTGTGCTTCCGCCAAAGCCACAGTTACCTCCATCCTCGcatattttgaatttagatGGTCTTCCCGTACTTAATGTCTTCACTGCTTACTCGTGCCTGAGGTCCTTCAGCACTTTGCTGTTTCTGAGTCCCTTTGAGTTGAAGGATTTTGTGGAAGCGCTGAGGTCCATGTCTCCTAGTCTATTACTTGATAGCATCCATGTTTCGGTCTTGCAACTATTAAGAAAACGTTTGAAACAACTCGTTAATGAAGGTGACCGATCTGCGTCTGCTTGCCTGAG GAGTCTTGATTGGGATACGTTGGATGTGGTTAATTATCCCCTTTTTGTGCTCGAATACCTGCTGTTTTCTTGGTCTGAGGACAAACCCGGAGTGGATCTAACTCGATTTAACTATTTGAGAAATGAGTATTTCAGACAGCCCATGAATCTGAAAATTGAGATACTTAGCCGTTTGTGTGATGATATGACCGATGCTGAAGTTGTGAGATCAGAGCTTGATAAAAGATCTTTTGCAGCTGAGTCTGAAATGGAAACTGACAGGAAGACAAATTCAGAAGTGAGACGCAGAAAGCGAACTATGACGGAGCTGGCAGATGATCTTTCTTTGAACGATGAGGTCATTGATTTCTCGTTTGACCGGAACAGTGACTACTGTTGTCTTTGTAAAATTGATGGGAACTTACTTTGCTGTGATGGTTGTCCGGCTGCCTATCATTCTAAGTGTGTCGGTGTTGCCAGTGACCTTTTGCCTGAGGGTGACTGGTACTGTCCTGAATGTGCATTCGATCGGCTTGTACCAGGATTAAAGCCTGAAAAGCAAATTCGAGGAGCAGAGTTTATAGATATTGATCCCCATGGCCGAAGATACTACAGCAGTTGTGGCTACTTATTGGT AATCGATACAGACGGCCCAGGCTCAGTGAACTACTACCATGTGAATGATGTGATCCTTGTATTGGAGCAGCTCAAGTCATGCGGTAGTTTCTATCTTGGCGTAATAAATGCAATTAAAAAGCACTGGAATATCCCTGTTGGGCTGAAAAGGACCATCAGCGGTGTGAATTCGCAAATGTCCGTATGCTTGGATAAGTCAGCCAAAGGAATGGTTTCTTCTATTGATGGGTCTAAGGCTTCTTTACCAGCTCCAGAAAAACAGCCAACGTCTGGAGATAAGAAAAGGCTGGACGAAACATCTAGCAATGGAGGTCCACATAATCATTGTCATAGGACTCGTCGGAAAGTATTAAATTCAGCTACTGGACTAGATGTCCATAGTTTGAGTTCCGAAGGCTCTGCTGAAACTGTACAAAATGGATTGGATGTCATGAAGGAGCCAAATTTGAATATCCATGCATCTTCCCATGATTTGGCTAGAATAAACACAAGGAAAGGAATTAAACAGAATGTGCAGAGCGAAACAGGCTACCGAAACCAGTACATATTTGCTCAGATGACTACAGCAATTTCTGAAGAGCTGGCGCGTAAGTCAGTTAGCCGTACCAATGATATGCGATCTGATGAAGAGATAACTTCTACCCAGGTGAAGACTATATTGATGAAGACCACTAAATTTCAATGGCGAAACATCCAAGACCTCTACCTAGATGCATGGAAAGAAAAATGTGGGTGGTGTCATTCTTGCAAATCTGAGGATGCCGGGAGTGAGACAGATTGTTTGTTTAACATGAGTCTCGGGGCTTTACGGAGTCCTTCGGAAACTGAAGTTGCTAACAGTCAATCCATTGATAAGAAAAGTCATCTTATGGCTATCATTTGCCAAATGTTATCCATGGAAAGTCGATTGCAAGGTCTTTTGGTGGGTCCATGGTTGAATCCACAGCACTCCAGAATTTGGCGTGAACACATTCTGAGCGCATCAAGTATATCAAATTTGAGACATTTATTAGTTGAA TTAGAGGCAAATTTGCATCATCGTGTTCTTTCACTTCAGTGGCTAAACCATGTCGATTCTTCCGTAGAAATGGGCTCCTCTAGGCATATCATTGCTTCGGCATCAAAGACTGCTAAAAGGCGGGGGACATTGTTGGAGTCGGGTGTTAACCCTACTGCAAAGAAAAATGGTGCACTGGCCATGTGCTGGTGGAGAGGCGGCCGAATTTCACGGGAACTATTCAACTGGAAGGTTTTACCTCGCTCTTTGGTCTCGAAGGCTGCTAGACAAG GTGGAAGTATGAGTATTCCAGGAATACTGTATCCTGAGAATTCAGAGCCCGCTAAGAGAAGCCGACGTGTTGCCTGGGAAGCTGCGGTTGACTCATCTACGACTACAGAGCAGCTCGGTTTTCAG GTGAGGACACTCCATTCTTACATAAACTGGGATGATATCGAAAACAGTCATCTTCTTCCTGCATCAGACAAAGAGTCCAAAAAATCTGCCAGGCTGTTCAAAAAAGCAATTGTCCGTAGGAAGGGCGTAGAGGAAGAAACTGTGAAATATCTCCTTGACTTCGGCAAGAGGAGAAATATTCCGGATGTTGTGTTGAAGAATGGTCGCATGATTGAAGAATCCTCGAGTGAAAGAAAAAAGTTCTGGCTGAATGAATCATATGTGCCTTTACATCTTCTGAAAGGGTTTGAAGAGAAAAAAGCTGTACGTAAAGCTAGTAAGCCGGGAGGCTCCTTCAGGCCCTCTGAGATAGACAAAGCAAGGAAAATGTCCTCAGAGAGAAAAGGATTCTCATACCTATTTGAAAGAGCAGAAAGACCTGAGGCCTCTTTGTGTGAGCAATGTAAGAAAGATGTGCTTTTGAG TGATGCTGCGTGCTGCCACATCTGCAAAG GATTATTTCACAAAAAGCATATCAGGAAAGCGGATAAAGAAGGCAACTACATCTGCCTTGCATGCAGAAGTGAAGTGCTAGCAAAAGAACAACCCATCGTACGTAAAAGAGGGCGGCCCCCAGGGAGTTTCCGTAAAAAAATTGGAGTTCAGACACAAAAACGTAAAAAGGTCATCATACCTGCTCGCAAATCAGTTCGGCTAAAGAAGACTAAAAAAACGTCACTGGCAGAGAGAATTTCTGTTAGGTCAAAGAATCGTAAAAAGGTTGTTGCAAACAAACCATTGCGACGTTCGGGCAGGAGACCGAAGCATGTTATTCGGCTGCAGGATGAAAGTCCAGTTCCTGGAGGGAGTAAGAAACGGAAACTGGAAACCAAAAGAGGCAGAGGCAGGcctaagaaaatgaaacaagagaTTTCCATAAGAAGTAAGAGAACAGAAAGGAGCTTTAGCTATTGGTTGGATGGACTCCGCTTATCAAGAAAGCCTGATGATGAACGGGTCAGTAAGTTCTCGAGAGATGGATGTTCAAAACCCTTGAAGAACTCGGATTCTGATCAAGTTCAACGTCAGTGTCGTTTATGCGGCTCGATGGACTCTGAATCCGGATCAACATTCATCGCTTGCGAACTCTGTGAAA AATGGTACCATGGAGATGCATGTGGGATTAACGAGAAGAACTCAAGTATGGTGATTGGATTCCGGTGTCATCTCTGTCGAGAAAAGCCTTCTCCTACCTGTCCACATGAGAGATCTACTACATCCCCTGTCCCATCCTAA